In Flammeovirgaceae bacterium 311, one DNA window encodes the following:
- a CDS encoding hydrolase, NUDIX family protein (COG1051 ADP-ribose pyrophosphatase), whose product MAYTYDYPRPSVTVDAIVFWLQPQDLQVLLIKRKQDPFKGCWSFPGGFMDINETPEEAVTRELAEETGLKLKHMVQIGAFGAVNRDPRQRTISIAYLSVLNEDPGPIEGDDDAAEACWFSLHDMPLRLAFDHKDIFTQAKVFTDMYFRTAVAGSDEAFGLSQTEIDQLINHTA is encoded by the coding sequence ATGGCTTATACATATGATTATCCACGCCCCTCAGTAACGGTAGATGCCATAGTGTTTTGGCTGCAGCCACAGGATCTGCAGGTATTGCTCATTAAGCGTAAGCAGGATCCTTTTAAAGGGTGCTGGAGTTTTCCGGGTGGTTTTATGGACATAAACGAAACCCCCGAAGAGGCAGTAACCCGTGAGCTGGCAGAGGAAACCGGCCTGAAGCTAAAGCATATGGTGCAGATTGGCGCCTTTGGTGCAGTGAACCGCGACCCCCGGCAACGCACTATTTCCATAGCCTATTTAAGCGTTTTAAATGAAGATCCCGGCCCTATAGAAGGTGATGATGATGCTGCAGAGGCCTGCTGGTTTTCGCTGCACGACATGCCCCTGCGCCTGGCCTTTGACCATAAAGATATATTCACGCAGGCAAAGGTATTTACAGATATGTACTTCCGGACGGCAGTAGCCGGATCTGACGAAGCCTTTGGCCTATCACAAACTGAAATAGATCAACTTATAAACCACACAGCTTGA
- a CDS encoding hypothetical protein (COG3237 Uncharacterized protein conserved in bacteria) yields the protein MQFTIRIWSKLSIKHMNNIEIKGEINQAEGRQEQKEACPNGDRLKCIEGKEKELAGHLQKEFGKDEENILDAMDEAEEEEED from the coding sequence ATGCAGTTTACTATACGTATATGGAGCAAGTTAAGCATTAAACATATGAATAATATAGAAATAAAAGGAGAGATCAATCAGGCAGAAGGCCGACAGGAGCAAAAAGAAGCCTGTCCGAATGGTGATCGCCTAAAATGTATCGAGGGTAAAGAAAAAGAACTTGCAGGTCACCTGCAGAAAGAATTTGGAAAGGATGAAGAAAACATCCTGGACGCCATGGATGAAGCAGAAGAAGAGGAGGAAGATTAA
- a CDS encoding ABC transporter (COG1136 ABC-type antimicrobial peptide transport system, ATPase component) yields MLKADNITKSYGALQVLKGINLHVEPGQIISIVGASGAGKSTLLHILGTLDIPDGGVLHINNQRLYNGMKPRELNRFRNKHIGFIFQFHNLLPEFTALENVALPGFIAGDRAEEQVRSEARMLLERLGLAQRLEHKPGQMSGGEQQRVAVARALINKPAIVFADEPSGNLDSHSAEELHKLFFDLREELGQTFVIVTHNQQLADMADFKYIIEDGVIL; encoded by the coding sequence ATGCTGAAAGCCGATAATATCACTAAATCTTATGGCGCCTTACAGGTGCTGAAAGGAATAAACCTGCACGTTGAGCCGGGACAGATTATATCTATAGTAGGAGCATCCGGTGCAGGTAAAAGCACCCTCCTGCATATTTTAGGTACCCTGGATATCCCGGATGGGGGAGTACTGCATATTAACAACCAGCGGCTCTACAATGGCATGAAACCAAGGGAGCTAAATCGCTTCCGCAATAAACACATTGGTTTTATATTTCAGTTTCATAACCTGCTGCCCGAATTTACAGCACTGGAGAATGTAGCCCTGCCCGGTTTTATTGCCGGCGACAGAGCGGAAGAGCAGGTGAGGAGCGAGGCCAGAATGCTGCTGGAGCGACTGGGACTGGCCCAGCGCCTGGAGCATAAGCCCGGACAAATGAGCGGGGGTGAGCAGCAAAGGGTGGCAGTAGCCCGTGCCCTCATTAACAAGCCTGCTATTGTATTTGCCGATGAACCAAGTGGTAATCTCGATTCACACAGTGCCGAAGAACTGCACAAACTTTTCTTTGATCTGCGAGAGGAGCTGGGCCAGACTTTTGTTATCGTTACCCATAACCAGCAATTGGCCGATATGGCCGATTTTAAATACATCATTGAAGATGGGGTAATTCTGTAA
- the sucC gene encoding succinyl-CoA synthetase subunit beta (COG0045 Succinyl-CoA synthetase, beta subunit) — MNIHEYQGKELLKKWGVKVQEGYVAESPEEARQVAQKLHEETGTSWYVIKAQIHAGGRGKGKVQETGSKGVVLAKSLDEVPEKSKDILGGTLVTIQTGPEGKKVNKVLIAQDVYYPGDHEPKEYYLSILLDRAKSRNVIMASTEGGMDIEEVAEHTPEKIIKEWIDPAIGLRPFQASKVAFKLGLEGKAQKEMVKFITSLYNAYINSDASQFEINPVLKTSDEQILAVDAKVNLDDNALYRHKELAEMRDVSEEDPLEVEAGESGLNYVKLDGNVGCMVNGAGLAMATMDIIKLSGGEPANFLDVGGGANAQTVEAGFRIILKDPNVKAILINIFGGIVRCDRVANGVVEAYKKIGDIQVPIIVRLQGTNAEEGARIIDESGLKVKSAVVLKDAAERVKEALQ, encoded by the coding sequence ATGAACATACACGAATATCAGGGAAAGGAACTCCTGAAAAAATGGGGTGTGAAAGTGCAGGAAGGCTACGTAGCAGAAAGCCCCGAAGAGGCAAGGCAGGTAGCTCAAAAACTGCACGAAGAAACCGGCACCAGCTGGTATGTGATAAAAGCACAGATCCATGCAGGTGGTCGTGGCAAGGGCAAAGTACAGGAAACCGGCTCTAAGGGCGTGGTACTGGCCAAGAGCCTCGACGAAGTACCTGAAAAATCAAAAGATATTCTGGGCGGAACGCTTGTTACCATCCAGACCGGTCCGGAAGGCAAAAAAGTAAATAAAGTACTTATCGCGCAGGATGTATATTATCCTGGCGACCATGAGCCTAAAGAATATTACCTCTCCATTCTGCTGGACCGCGCCAAAAGCCGTAATGTGATCATGGCTTCTACCGAGGGTGGTATGGATATTGAGGAAGTAGCAGAACACACGCCTGAGAAAATCATCAAAGAATGGATAGACCCGGCAATTGGTCTGCGCCCGTTCCAGGCCAGTAAAGTTGCTTTTAAATTAGGATTAGAAGGCAAAGCACAAAAAGAGATGGTGAAATTTATCACCTCGCTGTACAATGCCTATATCAATTCTGATGCCTCACAGTTTGAGATTAACCCGGTACTGAAAACATCAGATGAGCAGATTCTTGCTGTGGATGCCAAGGTAAACCTGGACGACAACGCCCTGTACCGCCACAAGGAGCTGGCAGAGATGCGCGATGTTAGCGAAGAAGATCCTTTAGAAGTTGAGGCAGGCGAAAGCGGGCTGAACTATGTAAAGCTGGATGGTAACGTAGGCTGTATGGTGAATGGTGCCGGCCTGGCCATGGCCACCATGGACATCATCAAATTATCTGGTGGTGAGCCTGCAAACTTCCTGGATGTTGGCGGCGGAGCCAATGCCCAGACCGTTGAAGCCGGTTTCCGGATTATCCTGAAAGACCCTAATGTAAAGGCCATTCTGATCAATATTTTTGGCGGTATTGTACGTTGCGACCGTGTTGCCAATGGTGTTGTAGAAGCTTATAAAAAGATTGGTGATATCCAGGTGCCGATTATCGTGCGTCTGCAGGGTACAAATGCCGAGGAAGGCGCCCGCATCATCGACGAAAGCGGCCTGAAAGTTAAATCTGCAGTAGTACTGAAAGACGCTGCCGAACGTGTAAAAGAGGCGCTACAGTAA
- a CDS encoding gaf domain protein (COG2203 FOG: GAF domain) translates to MKSIKKIIRKNIVAVLASMVLVLIVLSTVLVIENRTIMVKTTRQQELGELTLIKADFILNNLQAIDLGLRAYAITADPAHLKHYQEATGETLPAFKELDQLLTEQNYTSDDLQKLKNAMIAYHKFCDGVVEAVDSGDTDKVKEMIIQDKGYEAWSIYQNFFKKLSEFEKEKSIAAQQDYDNASSSSIWIMLVLLLFSLPTLSLIVYLLYRAEKNKKKLFMELEHNNRKYNFDSGQPIDIKNEYQLINSYIDNSKKAAEFVNQVAAGMYDVEWAGLNNNNIGLNQESLAGALVKMRDQMKNVKVEEERRLWVSRGLTEISELIRNHQESIKNLANQTIIYLVKYMNAQQGGFFVVSKDEEENTVSIDLAACYAFNRQKYMSRKVAAGEGLIGQAYLEADSIFLTEIPKGYTRITSGLGDATPNCLLIVPMKYNDEVQVIIEIAGFVAYDKFQIEFMEKVGEFVASAVSTAKTNEITRRLLQSAQQMAEEMKAQEEEMRQNMEELSATQEEMHRKEKEYIQRIQELEKQQ, encoded by the coding sequence ATGAAATCCATCAAAAAAATTATCAGGAAAAATATAGTGGCCGTTCTGGCTTCAATGGTCCTTGTGCTTATTGTACTGAGTACCGTTCTGGTGATTGAGAATAGAACCATTATGGTGAAAACCACCAGGCAGCAGGAGCTGGGTGAGTTAACGCTGATAAAAGCAGATTTTATCCTGAATAACCTGCAGGCCATTGATCTTGGGCTGCGCGCCTATGCCATTACTGCCGATCCGGCACACCTGAAGCATTATCAAGAAGCAACAGGAGAAACATTGCCTGCCTTCAAAGAACTAGACCAGCTGCTCACTGAGCAGAATTATACTTCAGACGATCTTCAGAAGCTGAAAAACGCCATGATTGCCTATCATAAATTTTGTGATGGTGTAGTGGAGGCTGTGGACAGCGGTGATACAGACAAGGTAAAGGAAATGATTATCCAGGACAAAGGTTATGAAGCCTGGTCGATCTACCAGAACTTTTTCAAAAAGCTATCTGAATTTGAAAAGGAAAAAAGCATTGCGGCTCAGCAGGATTATGACAATGCCTCTTCCAGCAGCATCTGGATTATGCTGGTGCTGCTGCTATTCAGCCTTCCCACCTTAAGCCTTATTGTGTACCTGTTATACAGAGCAGAAAAAAATAAGAAAAAGCTGTTCATGGAACTGGAGCATAACAACAGGAAGTACAACTTTGATTCAGGCCAGCCCATCGATATTAAAAATGAATATCAGTTGATCAACAGTTATATTGATAACTCTAAAAAGGCTGCAGAATTTGTAAACCAGGTAGCTGCTGGCATGTATGATGTGGAATGGGCAGGGCTTAACAACAACAATATAGGTCTGAACCAGGAGAGCCTGGCCGGTGCACTGGTAAAAATGCGCGACCAGATGAAAAACGTTAAGGTAGAGGAGGAAAGAAGACTTTGGGTGAGTCGTGGATTAACTGAAATCTCGGAACTCATCAGAAATCACCAGGAAAGCATAAAGAACCTTGCCAATCAAACAATTATCTACCTTGTAAAATATATGAATGCGCAGCAGGGAGGATTTTTTGTGGTTAGCAAAGATGAGGAGGAGAATACTGTATCCATAGATCTGGCAGCCTGCTATGCCTTTAACAGACAAAAGTATATGAGCAGAAAAGTGGCAGCTGGCGAGGGCCTTATAGGACAGGCATACCTTGAAGCAGATTCCATATTTCTAACAGAGATACCCAAAGGATACACCCGCATTACCTCCGGACTGGGAGATGCCACCCCTAACTGCCTTCTGATAGTACCTATGAAATACAATGACGAAGTGCAGGTGATCATTGAAATTGCCGGCTTTGTAGCATATGATAAATTTCAGATCGAGTTTATGGAGAAGGTGGGCGAGTTTGTTGCCTCTGCCGTCTCTACCGCCAAAACCAATGAGATAACCAGGCGCCTGCTGCAAAGTGCCCAGCAAATGGCAGAAGAAATGAAGGCACAGGAAGAAGAAATGCGGCAGAACATGGAAGAGCTTTCTGCCACACAGGAAGAAATGCACCGTAAGGAAAAAGAGTATATACAACGAATACAGGAGCTGGAAAAACAACAGTAG
- a CDS encoding Glucose-6-phosphate isomerase (COG0166 Glucose-6-phosphate isomerase), with amino-acid sequence MFPKTNPTITEAWINLQEHFDHIKSKHLSEMFASDPERFNKMSLRFEDVLIDYSKNRITEESMKLLMALARECQLSKAIAAMFSGEKINFTESRSVLHIALRNQSNTPIKVDGEDVMPEVNRVLQQMKEFSGAVINGSWKGYTGKAVKTIVNIGIGGSDLGPVMVTEALKPYKKGNIETYFVSNVDGTHIAETLKKADPETTLFMIASKTFTTQETMTNAHSARNWFLQHAGNEEHIKKHFVAISTNAQAVAEFGIDTQNMFEFWDWVGGRYSLWSAIGLSIACTIGYENFEELLAGAHAMDQHFKTESFETNIPVVLAMLGIWYNNFFEAQSHALLPYDQYMHRFAAYFQQGDMESNGKSVDRNGNRVNYQTGPIIWGEPGTNGQHAFYQLIHQGTKLIPCDFLAPAISHNPISDHHPKLLANFFAQTEALMNGKSEDEVLTELKKEKASEDTIAALKSFKIFEGNRPTNSILFRKLDPRTLGSLIAMYEHKIFVQGVIWNIYSFDQWGVELGKQLAKKILPELTTEEEIHSHDSSTNGLINQYKSFRK; translated from the coding sequence ATGTTTCCTAAGACCAATCCTACTATCACCGAAGCTTGGATAAATTTACAGGAGCACTTTGACCATATAAAGTCCAAACATCTGAGCGAAATGTTCGCCAGCGATCCGGAGCGTTTCAATAAAATGAGCCTGCGATTTGAAGATGTTCTGATCGATTATTCGAAAAACAGGATCACGGAAGAATCGATGAAGCTACTAATGGCACTTGCACGCGAGTGTCAGCTTAGCAAAGCGATTGCAGCCATGTTCAGTGGCGAAAAAATCAACTTTACTGAGAGCCGATCCGTACTGCACATAGCCCTGCGCAACCAGTCTAATACCCCAATTAAGGTAGATGGCGAAGATGTAATGCCGGAGGTAAATCGCGTACTGCAGCAGATGAAGGAGTTTTCCGGTGCTGTGATTAATGGCAGCTGGAAGGGCTACACAGGCAAAGCTGTAAAAACCATTGTTAACATAGGCATTGGTGGCTCTGATCTGGGCCCTGTTATGGTAACAGAAGCGCTGAAGCCTTATAAAAAGGGCAATATCGAGACTTACTTTGTTTCCAATGTAGATGGCACTCATATTGCTGAAACCCTGAAAAAGGCAGATCCTGAAACTACCCTGTTCATGATCGCTTCCAAAACCTTCACCACCCAGGAAACCATGACCAATGCCCATTCGGCACGTAACTGGTTCCTGCAGCATGCCGGTAATGAGGAGCATATTAAAAAGCACTTTGTGGCGATCTCTACCAATGCGCAGGCAGTTGCGGAGTTTGGTATCGATACCCAGAATATGTTTGAGTTCTGGGATTGGGTTGGCGGGCGTTATTCCCTGTGGTCGGCTATTGGCCTGTCTATTGCCTGCACCATTGGCTACGAGAATTTTGAAGAGCTGCTGGCTGGCGCGCATGCCATGGACCAGCACTTTAAAACTGAAAGCTTTGAAACCAATATACCGGTTGTTCTGGCCATGCTGGGCATCTGGTACAACAATTTCTTTGAGGCCCAGTCGCACGCCCTGCTTCCCTACGACCAGTACATGCACCGCTTTGCTGCTTATTTCCAGCAGGGCGATATGGAAAGCAACGGCAAGTCGGTTGACCGTAACGGCAACAGGGTAAATTACCAGACAGGCCCCATTATCTGGGGTGAGCCCGGTACCAACGGACAGCATGCTTTTTACCAGCTTATTCACCAGGGAACTAAATTAATACCCTGCGATTTTCTGGCACCGGCTATCAGCCATAATCCTATCAGCGATCACCATCCTAAGCTGCTGGCAAACTTCTTTGCCCAGACAGAAGCCCTGATGAATGGTAAATCAGAAGATGAAGTACTGACAGAGCTTAAAAAAGAGAAGGCATCGGAAGATACCATTGCAGCCCTTAAATCTTTCAAGATATTTGAAGGCAACAGGCCCACCAATTCAATCCTTTTCAGAAAACTGGATCCCAGAACTCTGGGAAGCCTTATAGCCATGTACGAGCATAAAATCTTTGTACAGGGTGTAATCTGGAACATCTACAGCTTTGATCAATGGGGTGTGGAGCTGGGCAAGCAGCTGGCTAAGAAGATCCTGCCCGAGCTTACAACCGAGGAGGAAATCCATTCTCACGACAGCTCCACCAACGGACTGATCAACCAGTACAAATCCTTCAGAAAATAA
- a CDS encoding cytosine deaminase (COG0590 Cytosine/adenosine deaminases) translates to MDEFMKLAIAEAQKSRSEGGIPIGSVLVKDGKLVASGHNKRVQEDNPILHGEMDCLNNAGRIGSYRNTVIYSTLMPCYMCAGTIIQFKIPKVIVGESQTFPGAREFMESHGVEVVDLNLPECVDMMQEFIREKPELWNEDIMEL, encoded by the coding sequence ATGGATGAATTTATGAAACTGGCTATAGCAGAAGCACAGAAAAGTAGGAGCGAAGGCGGCATCCCTATTGGGTCAGTACTGGTAAAGGATGGAAAGTTAGTCGCAAGCGGCCACAATAAGCGGGTGCAGGAAGATAACCCTATCTTACATGGTGAGATGGACTGCCTGAACAATGCAGGCCGCATAGGCAGCTACCGCAATACTGTTATTTATTCTACCCTAATGCCCTGCTATATGTGCGCCGGCACCATTATTCAGTTTAAAATACCTAAAGTAATTGTGGGAGAGTCGCAGACCTTCCCGGGTGCCCGCGAATTTATGGAATCGCATGGCGTGGAAGTGGTAGACCTGAACCTGCCCGAATGTGTGGACATGATGCAGGAATTTATCAGGGAAAAGCCGGAACTGTGGAATGAGGATATCATGGAGCTTTAA
- a CDS encoding 6-phosphogluconate dehydrogenase (COG3265 Gluconate kinase) codes for MGVSGSGKSTVGEMLARELNLPFYDADDYHPVSNVTKMGNGIALTDQDRQEWLEELARSIVAWEQEGGAVLACSALKETYRITLQSIPHSLLQWIFLEGSRDLLMERIAARTGHYMPPTLLDSQLETLEKPAYGMHISIAPPPDIIVQEIVSKLKNSPKQSEFGIIGMGVMGKSLALNLASKDISLSIYNRHVPDKEVDIAKKVLLENEHLTNVQAFDDLDAFVQSLETPRKILLMIVAGPVVDHQIKALLPLLDKGDVIIDGGNSHYKDTNNRTRDLAELGIRFVGTGISGGEEGALKGPSMMPGGPLEGYKLVTRYLETIAARDKNGKPCTTYIGPEGAGHFVKMVHNGVEYAEMQLLAETYYMLRYYLQLSPWEIAQVFSEWQRSGLESYLLEITIDILQKTEDGELLLDKILDKAAQKGTGGWSVAAALEHGVPYGPLTEAVMARSLSSFKDKRVKAAGVYQHQQQPAGGSDKDRFIASLRDAYTATRIINHDIGFSLMQQVSDDFQWSLNMSEIARIWTNGCIIRSQLMEELVEIFKSSDSILMAPDVVDTLKKAQPGFASVIAQGLGAGFALPVLSAALNYYLGFLTADSSANLLQAQRDYFGAHTYKRKDKPEDLSFHTIWKTQ; via the coding sequence ATGGGGGTATCCGGCAGTGGCAAGTCAACTGTAGGCGAGATGCTGGCCCGGGAATTAAACCTACCCTTTTACGATGCAGACGATTACCACCCGGTAAGCAATGTTACCAAAATGGGCAACGGCATTGCGCTTACCGACCAGGACCGGCAGGAATGGCTTGAGGAGCTTGCCCGCTCTATAGTGGCCTGGGAGCAGGAAGGTGGCGCTGTTCTGGCATGCTCGGCCCTGAAGGAAACCTACCGCATTACACTGCAGTCTATTCCACACTCCCTGCTGCAATGGATCTTCCTGGAGGGCTCCCGCGATCTGCTCATGGAACGTATTGCTGCCCGCACAGGTCACTATATGCCTCCTACCCTGCTGGATTCCCAGCTGGAAACCCTTGAAAAACCAGCCTATGGCATGCACATCAGCATAGCCCCCCCACCAGATATTATCGTTCAGGAAATAGTAAGCAAATTGAAAAATTCACCTAAACAATCAGAATTCGGCATTATTGGTATGGGCGTTATGGGCAAAAGCCTGGCCCTGAACCTTGCCTCAAAAGATATCAGCCTGTCTATTTACAACAGGCATGTACCCGATAAAGAAGTAGACATTGCCAAAAAGGTACTGCTCGAAAATGAGCATCTTACCAATGTACAGGCATTCGATGATCTGGATGCTTTCGTGCAGTCGCTGGAAACGCCCCGCAAAATTTTACTCATGATCGTAGCCGGGCCCGTGGTAGATCATCAGATCAAGGCCCTGCTGCCCCTGCTCGATAAAGGTGATGTGATCATAGACGGAGGCAATTCGCATTACAAAGACACCAACAACCGCACCAGAGACCTGGCAGAGCTGGGCATCCGCTTTGTAGGTACTGGCATCTCCGGCGGTGAGGAAGGTGCCCTGAAAGGCCCCTCCATGATGCCGGGAGGTCCCTTGGAAGGTTATAAGCTGGTAACCAGGTATCTGGAAACCATTGCAGCCCGCGATAAAAACGGCAAGCCCTGCACGACCTATATTGGCCCTGAGGGTGCCGGTCATTTTGTAAAAATGGTGCACAACGGTGTTGAATATGCAGAAATGCAGCTGCTGGCAGAAACCTATTACATGCTCCGCTATTACCTGCAGCTGTCGCCCTGGGAAATAGCACAGGTATTCAGCGAATGGCAGCGCTCCGGGCTGGAAAGCTACCTGCTGGAAATCACCATCGACATCCTGCAGAAAACAGAAGACGGCGAACTGCTGCTGGACAAGATCCTGGACAAAGCCGCACAAAAAGGAACCGGTGGCTGGTCTGTAGCAGCGGCACTGGAACATGGCGTGCCTTACGGCCCCCTAACCGAAGCAGTAATGGCCCGCTCCCTTTCCTCCTTTAAAGACAAACGAGTTAAAGCAGCCGGGGTATACCAGCACCAGCAGCAGCCTGCAGGCGGAAGCGACAAAGACCGCTTCATTGCCAGCCTGAGAGATGCCTACACGGCCACTCGTATCATTAACCACGACATAGGTTTCAGCCTGATGCAGCAGGTATCTGACGATTTTCAGTGGAGCCTGAACATGAGCGAAATTGCCCGGATCTGGACCAACGGCTGTATTATCCGCTCGCAGCTGATGGAAGAACTGGTGGAAATCTTTAAAAGCTCCGACAGCATTCTGATGGCTCCTGATGTAGTAGATACCCTTAAAAAGGCCCAGCCAGGTTTTGCCTCTGTGATTGCTCAGGGATTAGGGGCAGGCTTTGCTTTACCGGTACTTTCTGCAGCACTCAACTACTACCTGGGCTTCCTCACAGCAGATTCATCGGCCAACCTGCTGCAGGCCCAGCGCGATTATTTTGGTGCCCACACCTATAAGCGAAAAGACAAGCCGGAAGACCTGTCCTTTCACACCATCTGGAAAACACAGTAG